In Streptomyces canus, one DNA window encodes the following:
- a CDS encoding serine hydrolase domain-containing protein, protein MPRAGTTFTGRYYGEAIKSGVLRPLGLTRTLLPGDDPHLHGPHVHGYLRMTDKSLQDVTTYEQSSSWGEGELVSSADDLFRFQEALFSGVLLPAEAMSHLFALPPESVRMVDGSPARYSMGLQTATVNGVTFWGKTGDTYGYRTRMFATRDLRLRFVLSYTPTPLAASEDMINRVVTLLTT, encoded by the coding sequence GTGCCCCGTGCAGGGACGACCTTCACCGGCCGGTACTACGGCGAGGCGATCAAGTCCGGCGTCCTGCGTCCCCTGGGCCTGACACGGACACTCTTGCCCGGTGACGACCCCCACCTGCACGGCCCGCATGTGCACGGCTACCTCCGCATGACCGACAAGTCGCTCCAGGACGTCACGACGTACGAACAGTCGAGCTCCTGGGGCGAGGGAGAACTGGTCTCATCCGCCGACGACCTCTTCCGCTTCCAGGAAGCCCTGTTCTCCGGCGTGTTACTGCCGGCCGAGGCCATGAGCCACCTCTTCGCTCTGCCGCCGGAATCCGTTCGCATGGTGGATGGCAGTCCAGCCCGCTACAGCATGGGTCTGCAGACGGCCACGGTGAACGGGGTGACGTTCTGGGGCAAGACCGGTGACACGTACGGGTACCGCACCCGCATGTTCGCCACCCGTGATCTACGGCTCCGCTTCGTGCTGTCGTACACCCCGACGCCTCTGGCCGCGAGTGAGGACATGATCAACCGGGTCGTCACCTTGCTCACCACCTGA